A section of the Humulus lupulus chromosome 2, drHumLupu1.1, whole genome shotgun sequence genome encodes:
- the LOC133815006 gene encoding proline-rich receptor-like protein kinase PERK10 yields the protein MLVDEDQPSLLITDIPFSRTPPSRPHSNPSTMGRVKSTAQKKKTQKPSANQPAPQAEIPSTSGRAESTPEPGIQAYAQLRRATRPDVEWYVAPPSRIMIRMIANYIKKYGLPGVTLDVRESIAGSATGTKVPEQQPDVSQPPPRRATGVTINEPTGAPRPTTALAPPGKGKKKATEPILDYSDENDMPAERAFDLYTKSASKKKSHRRQSVEGCSNQPAKKPRTDDPPASTPTKETTPPPAPTRETTPSTPTNPDPLSPVGQTPPPAPVDPMPPTSTVQQSVGH from the exons ATGCTCGTGGACGAAGATCAGCCGTCATTACTCATTACAGACATCCCTTTTTCTCGTACTCCACCTAGTAGACCTCACTCAAACCCTTCaaccatgggtagagtaaaatcaactgcccagaaaaagaaaacacaaaaacCTTCTGCAAACCAGCCTGCCCCCCAAgcagaaattccctcgaccagcggtagaGCTGAGAGTACTCCTGAGCCAGGAATCCAAGCTTATGCCCAACTTCGACGCGCCACtcgaccagatgtcgaatggtacgtcgcccctcctAGTCGAATAATGATTAGGATGATTGCTAACTACATAaagaagtacgggcttcctgGGGTGACACTG gatgtgagggaatctatTGCTGGGAGTGCTACCGGCACTAAAGTCCCCGAACAACAgccagatgtgtcacaaccccctccTAGGAGGGCAACTGGGGTGACCATCAATGAGCCAACTGGTGCCCCCCGACCTACTACTGCACTGGCCCCTCCggggaagggaaagaagaaggccacagAGCCTATTCTTGATTATTcagacgagaacg ACATGCCTGCTGAACGTGCCTTCGACTTGTACACCAAGTCAGCGAGCAAGAAAAAGTCTCACAGGCGCCAGTCTGTGGAGGGCTGCAGCAATCAACCCGCGAAGAAGCCTCGAACAGACGACCCCCCTGCGTCTACTCCAACAaaggagacaactcctccaccagctcctaccagGGAGACGACTCCTTCAACTCCAACAAACCCAGATCCTTTGTCTCCGGTCGGacagactcctcctccagctccagtCGACCCTATGCCTCCAACATCCACCGTCCAACAATCGGTTGGTCATTAG